One window of the Melanotaenia boesemani isolate fMelBoe1 chromosome 14, fMelBoe1.pri, whole genome shotgun sequence genome contains the following:
- the ndnf gene encoding protein NDNF has product MRQCKGWSSVLLMLLGLGSLAQKLPTRDEGLFQMQIRDKSLFHDSSVIPDGAEISGYLFRDTPKRYYFAVEEDNTPLSVTVTPCDAPLEWKLTLQELPEESSGEGSGEPEPLDQQKQQVTVDEGTELFTYKGNDVESYVATSTPSGLYQLELLSTEKDSNFKVYATTTPESDQPYPELPYDPRVDVTGLGRTTVTLAWKPTPTGSLMGQPVQYCIVINKEHNFKSMCAAEAKISNDDAFMLAPKPGRDFNPFDFVHFGFVPPDNGFGKDRGLTSNKISRAYTAKPKVSDILKVCIGNKNIFTVSELKPDTQYYFDVFAVNSATNTSTAYVGTFARTKEEARQKTLELKDGKVSDVFIKRKGSKFLRFAPVSSHQRVTLFVHSCLDVVQVQVRRDGKLVLSQNVEGVRQFQLRGKPKAKYLIRLRGNRKGASTLKLLATTRPSSKQPFPSLPEDTRIKAFDKLRTCSSVTVAWLGTQDRNKYCIYRKEVAENYGEEQRRREQNQCAGPETRRKSEKVLCKYFHSPNLQKAVTTETITGLEPGKTYLLDVYVVGHSGHSVKYQSKLVKTRKYC; this is encoded by the exons atgaGGCAGTGTAAAGGTTGGAGCTCAGTGCTGCTGATGCTACTAGGGCTGGGATCTTTGGCTCAGAAGCTGCCCACGAGAGATGAAGGGCTCTTTCAGATGCAGATCAGAGACAAGTCGCTGTTCCATGACTCTTCTGTCATCCCAGACGGAGCTGAGATCAGTGGATACCTTTTCAGGGACACACCCAAAAG GTACTACTTTGCGGTGGAAGAAGATAACACACCACTGTCTGTGACAGTGACACCTTGTGATGCTCCTCTGGAGTGGAAACTGACCCTGCAGGAGCTGCCAGAAGAGTCCAGTGGAGAGGGATCAG GAGAGCCTGAACCTTTGGATCAGCAGAAGCAGCAGGTGACTGTAGATGAGGGCACAGAGCTCTTCACCTACAAGGGTAATGATGTGGAGTCATATGTGGCAACCAGCACGCCCTCTGGTCTCTaccagctggagctgctgtcCACTGAGAAAGACAGCAACTTCAAAGTGTATGCCACCACAACCCCAGAGTCTGACCAGCCCTATCCGGAGCTGCCCTACGACCCCCGCGTGGATGTGACTGGTCTGGGCCGTACTACTGTCACGCTGGCCTGGAAGCCAACACCAACAGGTTCTCTGATGGGCCAGCCTGTTCAGTACTGCATAGTGATCAACAAAGAGCACAATTTCAAGAGCATGTGTGCTGCTGAGGCTAAAATCAGCAATGATGATGCCTTCATGTTGGCCCCCAAGCCCGGCAGAGACTTTAACCCGTTTGACTTTGTGCACTTTGGCTTTGTTCCCCCTGACAATGGTTTTGGCAAGGACAGAGGCCTCACAAGTAACAAGATCTCACGGGCGTACACGGCCAAGCCCAAAGTATCAGACATTCTGAAGGTGTGCATtggcaataaaaacatttttacagtgtCAGAGCTTAAACCAGACACTCAGTACTACTTTGATGTGTTTGCTGTAAATTCTGCTACCAACACCAGCACAGCATATGTAGGAACTTTCGCTCGCACTAAAGAAGAAGCTCGTCAGAAGACGTTGGAGTTGAAGGACGGCAAAGTATCAGATGTTTTTATCAAGAGAAAGGGCAGCAAGTTTCTTCGCTTCGCTCCTGTGTCTTCCCACCAGAGGGTCACTCTGTTTGTCCACTCGTGTCTGGATGTGGTGCAGGTACAGGTGAGGCGCGACGGCAAGCTGGTTCTGTCCCAGAATGTGGAAGGAGTACGGCAGTTCCAGCTGCGGGGTAAGCCGAAAGCCAAGTATCTGATCCGCTTGCGAGGAAACCGAAAAGGGGCTTCCACTTTGAAGTTGCTTGCCACCACACGACCCAGCAGCAAACAGCCTTTTCCATCTCTTCCGGAGGATACACGCATTAAGGCCTTTGACAAGCTGCGAACCTGCTCGTCCGTCACGGTGGCCTGGCTGGGCACACAGGACCGCAACAAGTATTGCATTTACCGTAAGGAGGTGGCTGAAAATTACGGCGAAGAGCAGCGACGCAGGGAGCAAAATCAGTGTGCCGGGCCAGAGACCCGAAGGAAGTCAGAAAAGGTCCTGTGCAAGTACTTCCACAGCCCAAACCTGCAGAAAGCTGTGACCACAGAGACCATCACTGGTCTGGAGCCAGGCAAGACCTACCTGCTGGATGTTTACGTGGTGGGACACAGTGGTCACTCTGTGAAATACCAGAGCAAACTGGTGAAAACAAGGAAATACTGCTAA